GATGGCAATGATTGAATTGCTTTTGATTATTTTGAAGATTATTGTTCTCTCAACCATTTATACAACAGTTGTTTTGTTAGTGATATTCATATTGTCAAAAACAACAAGCATTCAATGGACAAAATATGTATGGGCAAAAAAGGTTCGATTTTGGCTGTTAAGCCACCTTGTAATTTCAGTTTTACTTTTTGTTCTCTCGTTTTCTTATTGGCAAGACACTGGACTTGGTGATAATTCAAAAATTCCTGTTGGTTACGGTCAGACAATTCAGAGTGAAGATTTTGCTTGGACATACTTCTATCCTGACCCAGACAAAACAGAACCAAATCAAGACGAGCTAATTATTGAGGACTATAAAATCTTTGACCAATTTCTTTGTGCAAAAGTTTCCCATCAAAATACAATCAGTCCAAGCTATGACTACATAGTTTACGACTTGAAAAATAAATCTCTAAAAACATTTGATAGTGAGCAAGAGTATTCAAGCTATGTCGATATAAATTCGCTCCCTAAGACAAATAAGTTCTACGACTTTCAGAAGCATTATCACGAATATTTGGACAATAGACCAAAATGGAAAGCTTGGTTGCTTCCATAAAAAGGCGAACGCACAACAGGCGGTTTGGCAATATGACGGGGCATCGAATATGTGCTCAGCTTTTTGTTAGCTAATCGGCTTCAGTTCCAGCCGACGAATAAAGCCGGGCAATAGAATAAACAATGAACTTTTAGTTATAAATTTAGCTGCGGTTACGGGCTGACGATTTTCAAATGCCGCCACATCGCCAAGCCGTGAACGTTACCTGCTATGCTATTCGACATCGTATGCTAATCAAAATTGACAGACAAGAAGCCATTAATAAATTTCCAATCCTTCCATTGCGACATTACGATCGTAAGAAGGACGAAGATGTTTTTAAATCGCCAAAAGTCTTTGCCAATTATGTTTTGACGGTTCCTTCAAAATCTTATAAAGGACATCAAAAGTTGCTCGGGACACAAATTGCTTATTTAGCCAAAAACTTGGGCTCCGACCATTTGGTATTTTTAGGTGACATAGACATAGCTTGGCTCAAACGGCTTGACACTTACGAGAATTTTCAAGAAGCACTACAATATTTAGTTGGCAATAAAATCGGTAAGCGATTTAATGGAGCCTTGAAAGTTGCGATAAGTGAACTTCCAAGTTTTATAAAAAATCTTAGTTGGTTGGTGCGGACAAATGGCATCTTGCCATACGTTCACTTCACCGACCCAGGACAAAATATCGTGGCGTACATCTGCCAATATGGAAATGTTCATATCTCGACAAGAAGTAAAACTGCTGACAAACGTTTTAAAGACATTGTTTCTAAAAGTCAGTTTACTTATTTGACTGACACAAATTGCGTTAATAAATTTTCGAAAAGCAGTGCTATCAAGGGCAGGACAATTACAGTATGAAGAAGCACAGCAGGTAACATTGCATTGGCAATATGGCGGGGCGACGAATAAATTCTCAACTTTTTGTTCGCTATTTGGCTTCAGTTCCAGCCGACGAATAAAGCCGAGCAATAGAATAAGCAATGAACTTTTACTTATAAATTTAGCAGCGGTTACGGGCTGACGATTTTCAAATACCGCCACATCGCCAAGCCGTGTCCGTTGTGCGTCATACTAAAGACACCGTTTCAATGAAAATGAAATTTGGTAATCAAAACATTTTTATTCCTTGCTGGACATTTTTGCTGGCTGTTACAATCTGTTGCAACAGTCAAAGTCAATCAAATAAGGAAGATCAGGTAGTACAGACTAAGACTGACAGCAAATTGTTGAAATTCAAAACAGGCGTTCGTTCAATTTTAGAGGATAGAAAAGGAAATATTTGGTTTGGTAGCCACCAAGAAGGAGTTTGTTTACTTCATAATGGAGAGTTCCAATATTTTACAACGGAAAACGGACTAAGTGACAATCAGGTGAGGAATATCTATGAAGATAAAAAAGGAATAATTTGGTTTGAATGTGGAAAAGGATTAAGTATTTATGATGGACAAAAAATATCTATTTATAAAGAAAGAAATTACGACTCAACAAAACAATGGAAATTATCTGATAGTGACCTTTGGTTTAAAGGGGATGAAACTGCGGGCTACAACAAACTTGAAGGAAATCCAGGTGTGTATCAATATGACAAAAAAATACTTTCATATAGAACATTGCCTGTTAAAACAAAATTAGGGCAAGAGAATCATTATTCAATTTCGACAAATTTTGTAAGAAGTAAAAATGGAGCGGTTTGGTTTGGAACTTATGGTGCATTGATTGGGTATAATGGTTCAGATTTTAAAATAATAAACGATGGTTCTTTGGGACTAAACGACGAAACAGGACATCTCCATATCCGCAGTATTATGGAAGATAGCAAAGGGAATCTTTGGATTGGTAATAATGGAATTGGGGTTCTTAAATATGAGGGAAAAAAGGTAGTCAATTTCACAGACCAACAAAAACTGAAAAAGGAGGACACCAAAGGCAATTCTCTTGAGAGAGTATTTTCCATTGGAGAGGATGCTTCAGGGAATATTTGGTTTGGGACTGCAGAATCTGGTGTATGGAGATATGATGGTAATTCTGTGAAAAATTTTACCAAAAAAGATGGTCTCGATGGTGACCTTATTTGGATTATTTACAGAAGCAAAACAGGAGAATTGTGGTTTGGCGGTGGTCCCAATGGTGTGTATAGTTTCAATGGCAAGTCTTTTGACAGAAAATATTAACTAGAAGTACGAACGCACAACAGGTGGTTTGGCAATATGGCGGGGCGACAAATAAATGCTCAACTTTTATTTGCTATTTGGCTTCAGTTCCATCCGACGAATAAAGCCGAGCAATAGAATAACCAATGAACTTTTAGTTATAAATTTAGCAGCGATTCCGGGCTTGCCGATTTTCAAATGCCGCCACATCGCCAAGCCGTGAACGTTGCCTGCAATTAATTCGAAGATGCTTAAAATCTTAACAATAATCTTTTTGACACTTC
This genomic stretch from Panacibacter microcysteis harbors:
- a CDS encoding ligand-binding sensor domain-containing protein; this translates as MKMKFGNQNIFIPCWTFLLAVTICCNSQSQSNKEDQVVQTKTDSKLLKFKTGVRSILEDRKGNIWFGSHQEGVCLLHNGEFQYFTTENGLSDNQVRNIYEDKKGIIWFECGKGLSIYDGQKISIYKERNYDSTKQWKLSDSDLWFKGDETAGYNKLEGNPGVYQYDKKILSYRTLPVKTKLGQENHYSISTNFVRSKNGAVWFGTYGALIGYNGSDFKIINDGSLGLNDETGHLHIRSIMEDSKGNLWIGNNGIGVLKYEGKKVVNFTDQQKLKKEDTKGNSLERVFSIGEDASGNIWFGTAESGVWRYDGNSVKNFTKKDGLDGDLIWIIYRSKTGELWFGGGPNGVYSFNGKSFDRKY